DNA from Archaeoglobus veneficus SNP6:
TGCTTCCAAGTAAGGAGTCTCCGGTTATATGGAGAGGTCTTGCGATAAACACCGCTTTGAGGAGCTTCCTTGGCAGCGTTGACTGGGAAGAACTCGATTATCTCATCTTCGACACTCCTCCTGGTACGGGCGATGCAATTCTTACGGTCATGGACTTCGTAGACCTCGACGGCCTGATAATGGTCACAATCCCACAGGAGCTCTCAGCACAGATAGTGGAGAAAGCAATAAACATGGCCAAGAAGATGGATACTGACGTTCTTGGTATCGTTGAAAACATGAGCTACTTTGAATGCACGAAGTGCGGCGAGAGATACTACCTCTTTGGCAAGAGCAGAGCAGTTGAGCTCGCGAGAAAGTACGACATCGATCTTATTGCTGAGATACCCTACGACATGGAGCTTCTTGACTTGGCGGAGAGGGGGAGAATAGAGGACTACGAGGTTGACTACTTTGAGTACTTCTACATATAATTTAATTTTTAACTACTTTGTGGGAGATTCTGAAGGCTTGTAATAAATTAGAATTGTGTTAAATTATAAAAATTCACTTCAAAGCTTTAACCTTCCCCTGCCCACTAACGTTCACGTCTCCTACAAAGCCGTCTTCTGTTTTCACGAAGGCAGGAACGAGTTCAAAGCTTCCGCCGATGAGGATTTCTCCACCCTTCATGTCTCCTCCAACGTACCCGCAGTTTCCGTGGATTATTATTCTGCCGTCTTTCATCTCAGTTCCAATGAAATCACCAGCATTGCCCTTAATTTCTATCTCGCCGCCGCACATCTTCTCGCCGATGTAGTTACCGGCATTACCTTCGATTGTAATTTTCCCGCCTTTCATCCCCTCGAGGTCTCCCCAGTAGGGACAAGCAACGCAGTTACCTGCGCTTCCTTTGACAACTATCTCTCCACCCTCCATTTCAGCTCCGAGCCAGTCATCTGCATTGCCCTCGATGATTATCCTTCCATCCTTCATGAAAGCTCCGCAGTGCGCTCCGATGTCGCCCTTTACAATAATCTCGCCACTCTGCATACCTACTCCTACCCACTTTACTCTGCTGAAGTCTCCTTCGAGGACGAGTACTTCCTCGCTGCCATTCTTTTCCACTTCAAAGAGCTCGTCCAGCGAGAC
Protein-coding regions in this window:
- a CDS encoding Mrp/NBP35 family ATP-binding protein, giving the protein MQEKIVTGKDIAERMKNVKHKIAVTSGKGGVGKSTVAALLAVHYARKGYKVGIFDADFLGPSIPKLFGVEDKAKELIIRESGVSPVYSEKYGIKILSIQFMLPSKESPVIWRGLAINTALRSFLGSVDWEELDYLIFDTPPGTGDAILTVMDFVDLDGLIMVTIPQELSAQIVEKAINMAKKMDTDVLGIVENMSYFECTKCGERYYLFGKSRAVELARKYDIDLIAEIPYDMELLDLAERGRIEDYEVDYFEYFYI
- a CDS encoding formylmethanofuran dehydrogenase subunit C, with amino-acid sequence MIRPKVDFEVNVEAEITPELATKPIEEIKQFKVYYGNHLVSLDELFEVEKNGSEEVLVLEGDFSRVKWVGVGMQSGEIIVKGDIGAHCGAFMKDGRIIIEGNADDWLGAEMEGGEIVVKGSAGNCVACPYWGDLEGMKGGKITIEGNAGNYIGEKMCGGEIEIKGNAGDFIGTEMKDGRIIIHGNCGYVGGDMKGGEILIGGSFELVPAFVKTEDGFVGDVNVSGQGKVKALK